The Xanthomonas indica genome has a segment encoding these proteins:
- the asnB gene encoding asparagine synthase B — protein MCSIFGIFGLQPGDDLQALRRQALDCSQRQRHRGPDWSGVYVDDGAILVHERLAIVDPAGGSQPLLSDDGQLALAVNGEIYNHRELKKQLAQPYAFQTGSDCEVINALYRETTPDALLNRLNGIFAFALWDKAAGRVLVARDPMGVCPLYWGHDAQGRLRVASEMKSLADSCADVAQFPPGHYYDSASGELVQYYRKPWRDYAAVQGVEVGKQELREAFERAVHRQLMTDVPYGVLLSGGLDSSLVAAVAARFARKRIEENDEAEAWWPRLHSFAIGLKGSPDLAAAAIAAEALGTVHHGFEYTFEEGLDALPEVIRHIETYDVTTIRASTPMFLLARRIKAMGVKMVLSGEGSDEIFGGYLYFHKAPNAREFHEELIRKLDALYNYDCLRANKSMMAWGVEPRVPFLDVEFLDVAMRMDAQYKMAGTRADGSKRIEKAVLREAFEGYLPESILWRQKEQFSDGVGYGWIDGLKAHAEAQVSDRELAAADKRFPVNPPQTKEAYYYRSLFERVFPTPAAAETVPGGKSIACSSPAAIAWDASFAAMADPSGRAVAGVHAQALG, from the coding sequence ATGTGTTCGATCTTCGGCATCTTCGGCCTGCAACCGGGCGACGACCTGCAGGCCCTGCGGCGGCAGGCGCTGGACTGCTCGCAGCGGCAGCGCCACCGCGGTCCGGACTGGAGCGGCGTGTATGTCGACGACGGCGCGATCCTGGTCCACGAGCGCCTGGCCATCGTCGATCCGGCCGGCGGTTCGCAGCCGCTGCTCTCCGACGACGGGCAACTGGCGCTGGCGGTCAACGGCGAGATCTACAACCATCGCGAACTGAAGAAGCAACTGGCCCAGCCCTACGCCTTCCAGACCGGCTCGGACTGCGAGGTGATCAACGCGCTGTACCGCGAGACCACGCCGGACGCGCTGCTGAACCGCCTCAACGGCATCTTCGCCTTCGCGCTGTGGGACAAGGCCGCCGGCCGCGTGCTGGTCGCGCGCGATCCGATGGGCGTGTGCCCGCTGTACTGGGGCCATGACGCGCAAGGCCGGCTGCGCGTGGCGTCGGAGATGAAGTCGCTGGCCGACAGCTGTGCCGACGTCGCCCAGTTCCCGCCGGGCCACTACTACGACAGCGCCAGCGGCGAACTCGTGCAGTACTACCGCAAGCCGTGGCGCGACTACGCCGCAGTGCAGGGCGTGGAGGTCGGCAAGCAGGAACTGCGCGAGGCCTTCGAGCGCGCCGTGCACCGCCAACTGATGACCGACGTGCCGTATGGCGTGCTGCTCTCCGGTGGGCTGGATTCGTCGCTGGTGGCGGCGGTGGCCGCGCGCTTCGCGCGCAAGCGCATCGAGGAGAACGACGAGGCCGAGGCCTGGTGGCCGCGCCTGCACTCGTTCGCGATCGGCCTGAAGGGCTCGCCGGACCTGGCCGCCGCGGCGATCGCCGCCGAGGCCCTGGGTACCGTGCATCACGGCTTCGAGTACACCTTCGAGGAAGGCCTGGACGCGCTGCCGGAGGTGATCCGGCACATCGAGACCTACGACGTCACCACCATCCGCGCCTCCACGCCGATGTTCCTGCTGGCGCGGCGGATCAAGGCGATGGGCGTGAAGATGGTGCTGTCCGGCGAAGGCAGCGACGAGATCTTCGGCGGCTACCTGTACTTCCACAAGGCGCCGAACGCGCGCGAGTTCCACGAGGAACTGATCCGCAAGCTCGACGCGCTGTACAACTACGATTGCCTGCGCGCCAACAAGTCGATGATGGCCTGGGGCGTGGAGCCGCGCGTGCCGTTCCTGGACGTGGAGTTCCTGGACGTGGCCATGCGCATGGATGCCCAGTACAAGATGGCCGGCACCCGCGCCGACGGCAGCAAGCGCATCGAGAAGGCGGTGCTGCGCGAAGCCTTCGAGGGCTACTTGCCCGAGTCGATCCTGTGGCGGCAGAAGGAGCAGTTCAGCGACGGCGTCGGCTATGGCTGGATCGACGGGCTGAAGGCGCACGCCGAGGCCCAGGTCAGCGACCGCGAACTGGCCGCGGCCGACAAGCGCTTCCCGGTGAACCCGCCGCAGACCAAGGAAGCCTATTACTACCGCAGCCTGTTCGAGCGCGTGTTCCCGACCCCGGCCGCGGCCGAGACCGTGCCCGGCGGCAAGTCGATCGCCTGTTCCTCGCCGGCGGCGATCGCCTGGGATGCCAGCTTCGCGGCCATGGCCGATCCCTCCGGTCGTGCGGTGGCGGGGGTGCACGCGCAGGCACTGGGATGA
- the dapE gene encoding succinyl-diaminopimelate desuccinylase: MSDVLELACDLIARPSVTPEDAGCQDLIAQRLQRAGFVIERLRCGQVDNLWATHRGGDGPVLALLGHTDVVPPGPREAWASDPFVPQMRDGVLYGRGAADMKGSVAAFVVAAERFVAAQPQHPGTLALLLTSDEEGDAIDGVRHVARVFAERGERIDWCITGEPSSTERLGDLLRVGRRGSLSGALRVRGVQGHVAYPHKARNPIHLAAPALADLVARHWDDGYESFPPTSLQISNVHAGTGANNVIPGELQVAFNLRYTPHWDAPRLEAEIAALFDRHGLDYDLRWHRSGEPFYTPEGTLRRVAREVLGEVAGAPPEESTGGGTSDARFIAPLGAQCIEVGPVNASIHQVDEHVRVADLQALPDLYLRLIERLLR, from the coding sequence ATGTCCGATGTCCTTGAACTCGCCTGCGACCTGATCGCCCGCCCGTCGGTCACCCCCGAGGATGCCGGGTGCCAGGACCTGATTGCGCAGCGGCTGCAGCGCGCCGGTTTCGTCATCGAGCGGTTGCGCTGCGGGCAGGTCGACAACCTGTGGGCGACCCACCGCGGCGGCGACGGTCCGGTGCTGGCGCTGCTCGGGCATACCGACGTGGTGCCGCCGGGACCGCGCGAGGCCTGGGCCAGCGATCCGTTCGTTCCGCAGATGCGCGACGGCGTGCTGTACGGACGCGGCGCCGCCGACATGAAGGGCAGCGTGGCCGCGTTCGTGGTCGCCGCCGAGCGATTCGTGGCCGCGCAGCCGCAGCACCCGGGCACGCTGGCGCTGCTGCTGACCAGTGACGAGGAAGGCGATGCGATCGACGGCGTGCGCCACGTGGCGCGCGTGTTCGCCGAGCGCGGCGAACGCATCGACTGGTGCATCACCGGCGAACCCTCGTCCACCGAACGGCTCGGCGACCTGCTGCGGGTCGGCCGCCGTGGCAGCCTCTCCGGCGCGCTGCGCGTGCGCGGCGTGCAGGGGCACGTGGCCTATCCGCACAAGGCGCGCAACCCGATCCACCTGGCCGCGCCGGCGCTGGCCGACCTGGTCGCGCGGCACTGGGACGACGGCTACGAAAGCTTCCCGCCGACCAGTCTGCAGATTTCCAACGTGCACGCCGGCACCGGCGCCAACAACGTGATCCCCGGCGAGCTGCAGGTCGCCTTCAACCTGCGCTACACCCCGCACTGGGACGCGCCGCGGCTGGAGGCGGAGATCGCCGCCCTGTTCGATCGCCATGGACTGGACTACGACCTGCGCTGGCACCGCAGCGGCGAGCCGTTCTACACGCCGGAAGGCACGCTGCGCCGGGTGGCGCGCGAGGTGCTGGGGGAGGTTGCCGGCGCGCCGCCGGAGGAGAGCACCGGCGGCGGCACCTCCGATGCACGCTTCATCGCGCCGCTTGGCGCGCAGTGCATCGAGGTCGGCCCGGTCAACGCCAGCATCCACCAGGTCGACGAGCACGTGCGCGTGGCCGACCTGCAGGCGCTGCCGGATCTGTACCTGCGCCTGATCGAACGGTTGCTGCGGTAA
- a CDS encoding GNAT family N-acetyltransferase: MNIRPYRAEDWARLCAIHDAARLEELQAAGLVEAFLPLPIAAEREALFDYRVQVAEWQGQVLGFVADDGEELAWLYVDPAARRRGVGQALVAAVQDASPAGLTLELLEGNAAALAFYRACGFVETGLQRGRMPGNEAFAVRVQCMRWPGAVP; the protein is encoded by the coding sequence GTGAACATCCGCCCGTACCGGGCCGAGGACTGGGCGCGGCTGTGCGCCATCCACGATGCCGCGCGTCTGGAGGAATTGCAGGCGGCGGGCCTGGTGGAGGCGTTCCTGCCGCTGCCGATCGCAGCCGAGCGCGAGGCCCTGTTCGACTACCGCGTGCAGGTCGCCGAGTGGCAGGGCCAGGTGCTCGGTTTCGTCGCCGACGATGGCGAGGAACTGGCCTGGCTGTACGTGGATCCGGCCGCGCGCCGGCGCGGCGTCGGCCAGGCGCTGGTGGCCGCTGTGCAGGACGCCAGCCCGGCCGGCCTGACCCTGGAACTGCTGGAAGGCAATGCCGCGGCGCTCGCGTTCTACCGTGCCTGCGGTTTCGTCGAGACCGGCCTGCAGCGTGGGCGCATGCCCGGCAACGAGGCCTTCGCGGTGCGCGTGCAGTGCATGCGCTGGCCCGGCGCCGTCCCGTAG
- a CDS encoding GGDEF domain-containing protein: MTYPNHIRRVLGRPILALQCLILLAWPVSLLCNPYLQQPLDLRYALAFAALLGTSAIMCLTKRFWQWRLFGFLSVLAAGAALRLELHDMGAASVDWMLPVAVTLCLGQSILFSYSRDYLLAMVATWAILLGWQDTLVTSSADLPLLIILVAAVTLIGVTLNRTFVTAMRTTHALKEGYRRLAETDALTGIPNRRALMADLQTAASAPQLLQFAMLDIDDFKQINDQHGHHVGDAVLQALATELLRLDPRCRVGRLGGEEFGLLFEGLSQAKANDLLQRLLQRVRGLQVDGVRFAFSAGLASLSPGGEVSDLLARADRALYAAKGSGKGVIRLDTAPAPAPAAASAIAVGDATMPSTSTV; encoded by the coding sequence ATGACCTACCCCAACCACATCCGCCGCGTGCTTGGCCGGCCGATCCTGGCCCTGCAATGCCTGATCCTGCTTGCCTGGCCGGTGTCGCTGCTGTGCAATCCGTATCTGCAGCAGCCCTTGGACCTGCGCTACGCGCTGGCCTTCGCCGCGCTGCTCGGCACCAGCGCGATCATGTGCCTGACCAAGCGATTCTGGCAGTGGCGGCTGTTCGGCTTCCTGTCCGTGCTCGCGGCCGGCGCCGCGCTCCGGCTCGAGTTGCACGACATGGGCGCCGCCAGCGTGGACTGGATGCTGCCGGTCGCGGTGACCCTGTGCCTTGGACAGAGCATCCTGTTCTCTTACTCCCGCGACTATCTGCTGGCGATGGTCGCCACCTGGGCAATCCTGCTCGGCTGGCAGGACACGCTGGTGACCTCGTCCGCCGACCTGCCGCTGTTGATCATCCTGGTGGCGGCGGTGACCCTGATCGGCGTCACCCTCAACCGCACCTTCGTCACCGCGATGCGCACCACGCATGCGCTCAAGGAAGGCTACCGGCGCCTTGCCGAGACCGACGCGTTGACCGGCATTCCCAACCGGCGTGCGCTGATGGCCGACCTGCAGACCGCGGCGAGCGCGCCGCAGCTGCTGCAGTTCGCCATGCTGGACATCGACGACTTCAAGCAGATCAACGACCAGCATGGCCATCATGTCGGCGATGCGGTGCTGCAGGCGCTGGCGACGGAACTGCTGCGGCTGGACCCGCGCTGCCGTGTCGGCCGCCTCGGCGGCGAGGAGTTCGGCCTGCTGTTCGAAGGTCTGTCGCAGGCGAAGGCCAACGACCTGCTGCAGCGGCTGCTGCAACGCGTCCGCGGCCTGCAGGTGGACGGCGTGCGCTTCGCGTTCAGTGCCGGCCTGGCGTCGCTGTCGCCAGGCGGCGAGGTGTCCGACCTGCTCGCACGCGCCGACCGCGCGCTGTATGCCGCCAAGGGCAGCGGCAAGGGCGTGATCCGGCTCGACACGGCGCCCGCCCCTGCGCCCGCCGCGGCATCGGCGATTGCGGTCGGCGATGCCACGATGCCCTCGACGAGCACGGTATGA
- a CDS encoding arsenate reductase, whose amino-acid sequence MTTLYGLKNCDTCKKATKWLDRFGVAYTFVDYREHKPTPDTLLDWAGQAGGFDALVNKSSTTWRQLPDNKKTPGSDAEWKLLLREYPQLIRRPVVVTDDGRLSQGFSDNGFKQRFGVA is encoded by the coding sequence ATGACGACGTTGTACGGATTGAAGAACTGCGACACCTGCAAGAAAGCGACCAAGTGGCTGGACCGCTTCGGCGTGGCCTACACCTTCGTCGATTACCGCGAGCATAAGCCGACGCCGGACACCCTGCTGGACTGGGCCGGCCAGGCCGGCGGGTTCGACGCCTTGGTCAACAAATCCTCCACCACTTGGCGGCAACTGCCCGACAACAAGAAGACACCTGGCTCCGATGCCGAGTGGAAGTTGCTGCTGCGCGAGTATCCGCAGCTGATCCGGCGGCCGGTGGTGGTGACCGACGACGGCCGGCTCAGCCAGGGCTTCTCCGACAACGGCTTCAAGCAGCGATTCGGGGTGGCGTGA
- a CDS encoding LysE family transporter codes for MTAASLLAIAGVLLLGAISPGASFLLVARLAAGRSRAAGVAAALGMGVGCALFALAALFGLQAVLERVPALHRALSVAGAVYLLWLAWRAWRTPAPPVALAQEVPAVRSAFVMGLLTQLGNPQTALVFAGLFAALLPAQRVLEDDVALPLLAFATDAAWFALVAGALSAPAPRRWWMRARRPLDRLSAVLMSGLGLRLLWRAV; via the coding sequence ATGACCGCTGCCAGCCTGCTGGCGATCGCAGGCGTGCTGCTGCTGGGGGCGATCAGCCCCGGCGCAAGCTTCCTGCTGGTGGCGCGGCTGGCCGCCGGACGCTCGCGCGCGGCCGGGGTCGCCGCGGCGCTGGGCATGGGCGTGGGATGCGCCCTGTTCGCGCTGGCGGCGTTGTTCGGCCTGCAGGCGGTGCTGGAACGGGTGCCGGCGCTGCACCGTGCGCTGTCGGTTGCCGGTGCCGTCTATCTGCTGTGGCTGGCCTGGCGGGCGTGGCGAACGCCGGCCCCGCCCGTCGCGTTGGCACAGGAGGTGCCGGCCGTGCGTTCGGCCTTCGTCATGGGCTTGTTGACCCAACTCGGCAACCCGCAGACCGCGCTGGTGTTCGCCGGCCTGTTCGCCGCGCTGCTGCCAGCGCAGCGCGTGCTGGAAGACGATGTCGCGCTGCCGCTGCTGGCCTTCGCCACCGATGCGGCCTGGTTCGCGCTCGTGGCCGGGGCGTTGTCCGCGCCGGCGCCTCGGCGCTGGTGGATGCGTGCGCGGCGGCCGCTGGACCGGCTCAGTGCGGTGCTGATGAGCGGATTGGGCCTGCGCCTGCTATGGCGGGCCGTGTAG